Part of the Trichoderma asperellum chromosome 1, complete sequence genome is shown below.
CCACATCAAGGGCACGCCTAGCGATCTTGAACGCCGGGTGGCGAAACCGCTCGGTGGCATCTTCTGGGTACTATCTGTGATAACGTTGGTTCTAGGCGTGGGGAACTATATAAGTAAGCTAGCTGATCTCTCCTAAGAGCGCCCAAAGAAACCTCTTTTGATGTCGGAgcctaatttatttatttatttaggaACTGTCAATATGTATGGCAAAAGAGCTGCCATTGTGCAATCTGGTTGGAAGACACAAGTAGTGAGTTTCGGTGCATCTTTATGTACATACACAGGACTATGTTGACTCATATATCCGCAGGTTTTGGGTGGAATCGCCTTTTCTATTATCGGAACGTGCATTATACTCCTTGTCATAGACAAAGTACGCCAAAAATGATATCGACAGCATTTGGAGATGGttcatttttttatttttattttttcacttttttaaatttggGGTTTTCTCAGAACACAGAGCTCACTACGAAGCTCTCAATAGAGATGCATAAATATTGGTCCATTGATTCAAAACAAGATGGATGATAGTACACCTGATAtaacaacaaacaacaatACCGCCATGATAGCATAAAATAACTCCAACATTCCCCAACAAATAATTCGCCATGCGCCATGCTCCAGCTGAAAGTTCATCTACCATTGGTAAAACAGAATAGATCTCTAGCATTCGGGTCCACTGCCGGAACAGGTCCCGCGCTCTCATCCTTACATCCTCCAATTTGTGTACGAAATGCTTGCTTATATTTGGCTGCAGTCTTCTCGATGGCGCCGTCATCCGTGTTTTTTCCATCCCAGGTCAGCCACGGCATGTGGTAAAGAAGTGGCAAATCGCCCTCATGTGGGAGCGTTGCCAGCACATCTACATGCGATGCTGGGTCAAATCCGTCCGAGGCAAGCTTAATCAAGTCCTGTTCCTGCTCAGCAGTTTTTCCTTGTTCGTATTCCTCCGGCACATCATAGAGATCTGTGTGGATGCCGACTATGGTATTGGCGGTCTGACGGGTAGGGTAGAGGGTGAAATATCCCCGAAGCCGTGACAGCTGCAGAATATATTCCAGCCAAGCAGGGTGCTTTGTactaatcttcttctttgcaaaaAGATCCGGCGTTGTGGACGAGGCATGCTGTTTCTCCAAAAGCTGAGAGACGTAGCCGTGAAGCTCTACCCACTTGTCGCCAAAAATGAGAATTGCATCGCTGCTGGGCACCTGCCAAAGAAAAGGCGTGCCCTCTATATTAGACCCTTGTTCTTCCAGGGGCTTTGGTGGCGTGAACTGAGTAGTATCGTCGAGATATGCCGTGGGCGCCGAAAGACTGATGCCGAAAAGCTTATTCTCCCAATGCTGCCGGTTGGCAATGGTTGAATATCGTCGCTGCAGGATCGAATATTTGACATCTTTCCAAAGTTAGCTTGAGAAAATTTAATTGAAGCCGTTCAAGCTAACTTACAGTGAAAGAATTGAGATGTAACTTCAGTATGAGGCGACAAAACTATGACATGAGAGTGAAATGGTTTAGCTGGCCAAAATGATTCCAAGAATCTGACAGAACTCTCCTCTTCACTCATTTTATGTCGAGGAATGCGGCGACGAAGCGACAGCAGCTTTGTCTTGGGAGCCACGCCGTGAGCCTTTGGCGGCCATTCATACCCGTTCAAGAAGCTAGTTAGGTCCTCTTCGACCGTTGAGGGAAGTTCGATGGTCAAATGGGGCGGAGAGACCCCGGCCATATCCGTTCGAGCCAGAGACCGAAGTAGCCGTTTGAGATTACCTGCGCCATGCCGAGGAGCCTGGATAATGATATCAAAGTTGACCTCATTCCAAGCTGTAGCAAAGAAGGCATTAGAATATGCTTGATCTAAAGATAGATGCCTAGCGCGTCGCCTTACCTGCtaaagcagaagaatcaAGCTTCGACAACCATGAGAATCGCTGAGCTGTCTTCTCCGAGACTTCAATTAAGGTAGCTTCTGTATCTCGGATCTTATCACGGATGCCGGAGAGAAAATAACTTTCTTCAGTTGATGAAGAGTCTATGATGACCACTTGTGGGTGCATATAGAGGTTAATATAATCTGAATCTCCGTTAGAAACATTACTACGTAAAAAACATTACAATAGGTCCGCTGGTTTGCACTTACAGAGAGCTCGAGTTACGGAAAAGGTCATTCGTGGCTCAGCTGTCGTTGTAGAATGGTCAGGACGGGCATCTACATAAATCGATTATCAGTATTTCGTTTTTCACAACATGGTCTGGAGTTAAGCCCAGGAATGAAAACAAAGACACCGTACCATGCATAACCAAGGGGCACGACTTATCAATGCCATTGATCGCCAGCAACTCCTTGATGGAAATGTCACTCCTGCTCATTAGGGCAAAATGTACATAGTTCTGACGCTCTGTGGCCATTTGGCATGCCATTGGGAGCAAAAGCGCAGCGCTTTTAAGACTGGCTGCCGAGAACAAGACGTTGCGATTCTTTTGCATCCTCCCCTGTGTTTCTAGCATGATGGCTTCCAACGAAGGACCCAAATGCGGGAGCTTTAGTGGTCCATTGTACGGCTTGGACGggtctgctgcagctttgctTCCGCCATCATTGGGTTTGGCCTGGGGCTTTGGTGTCTTGGGCGTCTTGATTATAGGAGCGTCCTCCTCCATCCGCGGTGTATCATATCTGGGAGGAGGTCGTGGCCTATCATACATGGGCATCAAGTTGGCCGGATCAAGAGACGAGGCGCCAGCAGCTGGCCCGATGACCCTGAACAGTCCATAACCTGTCAAGAAGAAAACGACGGCATACAGAACAAGCCGGAGCACGGAGGCCACGCCCAGGGACGCCTTGGGGGCGGGTTGCCAATGGTCAGCGTGCTTGGTGTGTCGAGGCAGGCCGAGATCATCGTCCTTTTTGTTGGCcatttcttcgtcgtcgcgcCAGAGCTGCGACACGGACCAGCCGCCGCGGGCTGCGGGAGGCGGCATATTCTTGCCTTTGGCAGCTCAAGCTTAACCGAGTATTGCTGGTTCAGAATGTCTCGGCGCAAGCCAAACAGCTTGCTTACAAGGCTGTTTAGGGGCAAGACAATGGGTGAGAGGGGGGCGATATTCGGAACCAGCGGTTACATGGCGGTATCAATGCTGGCGCCGATCGTCTGCTCTTGCTGCCGGATTGCGCGCTCTGCAGCGATCCGGGCTGGGCAGAGATGGAtggacgagacgagacgagacgaaaCGAAACGGGTGTTGTGGCAGCTTATGGCTTGGTGCTCCATAAAAGGCTAATTTGGGAGCTCTCGTCGTCTAATACGGAGTCTGGATAGCGCTGCTGATTAGATAACACTTTGCGCGCTGTGGAGAACCTGCAGGGAGCCAAGGAGCATCCAACCGTTATATTAGCCGTGGCGCTGGTGCCGATGCCTTATGCGGCCAGACAATGGTGCGCAGGAATGCTGGAGAAAACCAAAGACGCTCAGAATACAGGGCGCCGTCTTCTAGAACTGCCTAAACTTATGGGGCGCTAGACTGCTGAATGGGCCGCTGGAAGGCGCTGTGGCCTGCCTGAGAGATCTGCAATCTGCAAGCTGGAGGGGCAGCGTTGCTCGTGGTGGGGTACGAGTAGCCAactggaagaggaaaaaaaaaaaaaacttgatACGGGACTTGATCCATGTAAACACCAACCTCATCATCACAATTCATATCAACCCTCATACACCGCAGCAATTTACTCAGTCTGTCGACTCATTGGCTTTGCATATTCGCTCCTCAATCATCTCATTCGTTTCCGCACAGACACCATGGGCAAATCAAAGAAGCCCAGGGCCGGCCACCGCAGCGATCCCGTTGCCAAAGCCGTCAAGCCTCCTGCAGATCCTGAGCTGGCCGCTCTGAGAGAGAGCAAGATTCTGCCCATCATCAACGATCTCAAAAGCGCCGACCCCAAGTCTCGTTCCACGGCTGCGTCCGTCATCTCAAGCATTATTCAGGACACCAAGTGCCGCAAACTGTTGCTCCGAGAGCAGATCGTCTACACCGTTCTCACTCAGACTCTGACAGACGCCGCGCTTGAGAgccgagctgctggatgGGGGATTTTGCAAGTGCTGGctcaggaggaggaggccgatTTCTGTGTTCACCTCTACCGACAAGATGTATTGACGGCGATTGAATTCGCTTCAAAGTTGGTGAGTTGGAATCTCAATGATATAAGTGAGAGCTTACCTTAACCTGACGCGCTATCCGTTAGATTCAAGACAAGATCCTCTCAAAAGAGGCGCCCTTTGCAAAGCTACCCAAAGCGGAGAAGGGATTTATTTCCAGCATTGCAGCGTCCCTTGTCTCGCTATTAATGGCTCTAGCCGAGGCAGAAGATGAGATTCTGGAGTCAATTTCCAATAACACCATCATCACTagcctcctcttctcacTCATCACATATACCTCTCAGGACGATGAAGATCCTATATCACCCATCCGTGGAGACTCCATGGCCTGTCTAATGGTCTTATCTGAGGACAATACGAACCTAGCAAAATACATCACAAGCACACCCAGCAGCATCGCTTGCTATGAGACGCTGATATCCCTAAAGGACGATGTTAGCGGAGATGGTGTCTTAGCTTGCACCATCCTTCACAACATTTACGCCTCTCTTCTCGAAGTGAAGAATCTATCACCAAAGATCGATGTGGCTGACGATTCAGATCTGATACCGACGCTCACCAAGGCCATGGCTGGCTTTGTCCCCGGCCAGGGCGaggccaacagcagcggctgGTCTAGCCCCTCAGAGTTTCAGCAGCTGGCCCTGGAGACAATTGCATCCATCGGCACAAGCCTTGGCGTTGAAATGGGAGGCTCTGCTCAGCTGTTTACAAAGAAAGAGTTTGGAAGCGGTGAGGCTGCGGCTGGGAAGGAAAGCGGCGATGAGGAgaatgatgacgaagatatGGACGAGGCTGCCTCTGACGCTGGTGATGACATTGAGGgccaggatgaagatgacgatgacgatgaagacgatgaaatgaatgaagatgagattGAAGCCGACATGGACATGGTCACTGGCGTTGATCACGGCGACGACAACATTGACGATCTCCCGACCCTCAAATCTCTCATCCAGATTGCTATCCCCGAACTCATCCGCCTCGCCAGCCTCCAGCCATCCGACGACCTCTCCCTCAAGGTCCAAGGCCACGCCCTCTCCGCCCTCAACAACATCGCCTGGTCCGTTTCCCTCATCGACTTCTCTGACGACTCCAACAACGACGTGCTCGGCGCCTGGACCCCCATCGCCCGCGCCCTCTGGCAACAAGTCGTCTCCCCCATCCTAGCCTCCGACACCGCCGACGTCGACCTCGCCACGCAAGTCACCAGCCTCGCCTGGGCCGTCGCCCGTGCCCTCCACGGCGAGACGCCCCTCCAGCCCAACGAGCACCGCAAGTTCGTCTCCCTCTACCAGGCCACCAAGGGTGCGCCCGCGCTGCAAGACCCTGAAGACCCCTTCCAGGCGCTCGGCGTTAAGTGCGTCGGCGTGCTTGGCCAGCTGGCGCTGAATCCGGCACCTACGGATCTTAACCGCGAGATTGGAACCTTCCTTGTCACTCTCCTTGCGGGCCTTCCTGAGACTCCTGCTGCGGATGCTGTCGAGGCGTTTAATCAGATTTTCGACATTTATGGAAACGAGGAATACGTCTACGATGCGGAGGTTTTCTG
Proteins encoded:
- a CDS encoding uncharacterized protein (EggNog:ENOG41~TransMembrane:1 (i151-168o)), producing the protein MGKSKKPRAGHRSDPVAKAVKPPADPELAALRESKILPIINDLKSADPKSRSTAASVISSIIQDTKCRKLLLREQIVYTVLTQTLTDAALESRAAGWGILQVLAQEEEADFCVHLYRQDVLTAIEFASKLIQDKILSKEAPFAKLPKAEKGFISSIAASLVSLLMALAEAEDEILESISNNTIITSLLFSLITYTSQDDEDPISPIRGDSMACLMVLSEDNTNLAKYITSTPSSIACYETLISLKDDVSGDGVLACTILHNIYASLLEVKNLSPKIDVADDSDLIPTLTKAMAGFVPGQGEANSSGWSSPSEFQQLALETIASIGTSLGVEMGGSAQLFTKKEFGSGEAAAGKESGDEENDDEDMDEAASDAGDDIEGQDEDDDDDEDDEMNEDEIEADMDMVTGVDHGDDNIDDLPTLKSLIQIAIPELIRLASLQPSDDLSLKVQGHALSALNNIAWSVSLIDFSDDSNNDVLGAWTPIARALWQQVVSPILASDTADVDLATQVTSLAWAVARALHGETPLQPNEHRKFVSLYQATKGAPALQDPEDPFQALGVKCVGVLGQLALNPAPTDLNREIGTFLVTLLAGLPETPAADAVEAFNQIFDIYGNEEYVYDAEVFWKSDFLKHLDGTVSKAKAMAKSVNKSQQPELRDRADEVVMNLTRFLSYKKKHKPVQMTVRERS
- a CDS encoding uncharacterized protein (EggNog:ENOG41~TransMembrane:2 (o50-73i172-189o)) translates to MPPPAARGGWSVSQLWRDDEEMANKKDDDLGLPRHTKHADHWQPAPKASLGVASVLRLVLYAVVFFLTGYGLFRVIGPAAGASSLDPANLMPMYDRPRPPPRYDTPRMEEDAPIIKTPKTPKPQAKPNDGGSKAAADPSKPYNGPLKLPHLGPSLEAIMLETQGRMQKNRNVLFSAASLKSAALLLPMACQMATERQNYVHFALMSRSDISIKELLAINGIDKSCPLVMHDARPDHSTTTAEPRMTFSVTRALYYINLYMHPQVVIIDSSSTEESYFLSGIRDKIRDTEATLIEVSEKTAQRFSWLSKLDSSALAAWNEVNFDIIIQAPRHGAGNLKRLLRSLARTDMAGVSPPHLTIELPSTVEEDLTSFLNGYEWPPKAHGVAPKTKLLSLRRRIPRHKMSEEESSVRFLESFWPAKPFHSHVIVLSPHTEVTSQFFHYVKYSILQRRYSTIANRQHWENKLFGISLSAPTAYLDDTTQFTPPKPLEEQGSNIEGTPFLWQVPSSDAILIFGDKWVELHGYVSQLLEKQHASSTTPDLFAKKKISTKHPAWLEYILQLSRLRGYFTLYPTRQTANTIVGIHTDLYDVPEEYEQGKTAEQEQDLIKLASDGFDPASHVDVLATLPHEGDLPLLYHMPWLTWDGKNTDDGAIEKTAAKYKQAFRTQIGGCKDESAGPVPAVDPNARDLFCFTNGR